A window from Montipora capricornis isolate CH-2021 chromosome 7, ASM3666992v2, whole genome shotgun sequence encodes these proteins:
- the LOC138056354 gene encoding holothin acyltransferase-like — translation MALSAARGLASCSSISRLAFTNSRHGFYQTQRNRLLAVANVPYTSLSGTEQFKIRLIKTEKEFKSIIINAMVKEGWGPGLQDAECFMACDPTAGFVGELSGKPICCCTMAKYGDRYAFGGCYIVSDEFRGKGYGEKLYYACMASVKHFPSIALISGLKREEINKRNGFRSVFYGAFFVFNIPTAIGCFSRTLKRSHVKIKRIEEVNMQELFKYDTTVFGFERHAFLSKWLRMANSHARVAIDSEGSIVGYTVARPTFIKESYKIGPLFADSEAIAEKLLKAVFEELLREEVPPPVVCIDAPTEKATKLCERLQGKRSFELVYMVANDLPDACFDKWFGYTTVQFG, via the coding sequence ATGGCCCTTTCCGCAGCTCGTGGTTTGGCTTCTTGCTCCTCAATCAGTCGCTTAGCATTCACCAATTCTCGTCACGGATTTTATCAAACTCAAAGGAACAGACTGCTTGCTGTTGCTAACGTACCCTATACGAGCTTGTCTGGCACGGAGCAGTTCAAAATTCGCCTCATTAAGACAGAAAAGGAGTTCAAAAGTATCATCATAAATGCTATGGTGAAGGAAGGCTGGGGGCCGGGTTTGCAAGATGCTGAATGTTTCATGGCCTGTGATCCAACAGCGGGGTTTGTCGGCGAGTTGAGCGGGAAACCTATTTGTTGTTGCACAATGGCAAAATATGGCGACAGGTATGCTTTCGGTGGTTGTTATATCGTGAGCGATGAATTCAGAGGAAAGGGATATGGCGAGAAGTTATATTACGCTTGTATGGCGAGTGTAAAGCATTTTCCCAGCATTGCATTAATTTCGGGTCTGAAGCGGGAGGAAATTAACAAACGCAATGGATTTCGTAGTGTTTTTTATGGAGCATTCTTCGTCTTTAACATTCCAACCGCCATAGGTTGCTTCTCTCGGACATTGAAAAGATCACACGTAAAAATCAAACGCATCGAGGAAGTGAATATGCAAGAGTTATTCAAGTATGACACCACGGTGTTTGGCTTTGAACGACATGCGTTCTTGTCCAAATGGCTTCGCATGGCTAACAGCCATGCACGTGTGGCCATCGATAGTGAAGGCTCTATCGTGGGTTATACGGTGGCCCGACCAACGTTTATCAAAGAGAGTTACAAGATTGGCCCGCTGTTTGCAGATTCAGAGGCAATTGCAGAGAAGTTGTTGAAAGCGGTGTTTGAAGAGCTACTTCGAGAAGAGGTCCCTCCTCCTGTGGTCTGCATTGACGCCCCTACAGAGAAGGCCACGAAACTCTGCGAAAGGCTTCAAGGAAAGAGGTCATTTGAGTTGGTGTACATGGTCGCGAATGATCTCCCTGACGCATGTTTTGATAAATGGTTCGGTTACACCACAGTTCAATTTGGTTAA
- the LOC138056353 gene encoding GATOR1 complex protein NPRL2-like, with protein MYGFIRFLRQLLIACPCANLKNSLQTAGIRCIQFPEDYISKEEFDCVAVYIIPKPELQSKLITINALNHKFVGCPISIENAKYSRNALLFNVCFVLGPNVDTIRYEGVVKKLAGYMTTLELEDGYLSKEETKSSLPSILSEIFSELNTNGKCTIQIDKANTIYLKSNTAPFSDPNTVLDHQVPVFICDKIALATGEWDITTQQILRNIDGFKHVQKIAVDADVDISLVRKCIQDMIQCKVVKLISIFQYSNVYIPTPEINQLMHDKKLQEECLQYVAKKGRSLPSFRDVFMLYCGLSPGATVKDLCSRYNPSNLHVDERRLIQFGMVTGIIRRLHKYPIQLTAPSKDTSFTRRNHRMRGKHSDTKLSDKWLDGNHSYDEICCRTGLTYQELEDIVEGEPHIVVIWK; from the exons ATGTACGGCTTTATAAGGTTTCTGCGGCAGCTATTGATTGCCTGTCCATGCGCAAACTTGAAGAACAGTTTACAGACAGCTGGAATACGCTGCATACAG TTTCCAGAGGACTACATTTCTAAAGAGGAGTTTGATTGTGTTGCTGTTTATATTATTCCAAAGCCAGAGCTGCAAAGCAAGCTGATTACCAT AAATGCACTCAACCACAAGTTTGTTGGATGCCCAATTAGTATCGAAAATGCTAAATACTCCCGCAATGCTCTTCTCTTCAATGTATGTTTTGTTCTTGGACCTAATGTCGACACCATTCGCTATGAGGGTGTGGTGAAGAAGCTAGCAGGGTATATGACAACTCTTGAG CTTGAGGATGGTTACCTGtccaaagaagaaacaaaatctTCTCTCCCTTCCATTTTGTCAGAAATATTTTCTGAGCTTAACACAAATGGAAAATGCACAATACAAATAG ATAAGGCAAATACGATTTACCTTAAATCCAACACCGCGCCCTTCAGCGACCCCAACACAGTTTTGGATCATCAAGTTCCGGTTTTTATTTGCGACAAGATTGCCTTGGCCACCGGTGAATGGGATATCACCACTCAACAG ATTCTGCGAAATATAGATGGCTTCAAACATGTTCAAAAAATTGCTGTTGATGCCGATGTGGATATTAGTCTTGTCAGGAAGTGCATTCAGGACATGAT ACAATGCAAAGTTGTAAAGTTGATCTCTATATTCCAG TATTCCAATGTTTATATACCCACTCCTGAGATTAACCAGCTGATGCACGACAAGAAGTTACAAGAGGAGTGTCTTCAGTATGTTGCGAAGAAAG GTCGAAGTCTGCCGTCATTTCGTGACGTGTTCATGTTGTACTGTGGGCTCAGTCCAGGAGCAACAGTGAAAGACCTTTGTTCACGATATAATCCCAGCAATCTTCACGTGGATGAGAG gCGATTAATTCAGTTTGGCATGGTGACTGGGATTATTCGTCGTCTCCATAAATACCCAATACAACTAACAGCGCCTTCCAAGGACACTTCCTTTACCAGACGTAATCACAGAATGAGAGGAAAGCATTCAGATACTAAGCTGTCAGACAA ATGGTTAGATGGAAATCACAGCTACGATGAAATTTGCTGTAGAACAG GTCTTACGTATCAAGAATTGGAAGATATCGTCGAAGGAGAACCTCATATTGTGGTCATATGGAAGTGA